GATGTTATCTCAAATATCCAAGGAATGAGAAAATTTTTTGGTTGTGGTATAAACATGTATCAAGTAAAAGtcacaataaaatatttatttctttgaTTATATCCTGTGGAAATGAAACTTCTAGGTAGTAATTCTTCTAAAGTATGCTGTAACTTACAAGGAAAGATGTCAATGTTTTATCATAGACTAATAAAACAGGGCTATTTAAAGTAGTGATATGTTGGAAAGAAAAACAATCTATCAGAAAATTGGTGACATAAAATAACCTTCATTATGATGAAAGAGCTGCTGCCTTAGCACTAAATTCTTCCTAGTTACTAGAACAACTTTttagttttgtttttcttttaggCATACTTCTTGCTCTTGTTTTATTAAATACTGAAAACATTTACTATCACACAATAATTGGTTTGCATACTTTTTCGCTGTTGGCAGTGTGTTCTTCCAGATCTAGGAAAATTACCATCAAGAATTTTTCCAACATTGTCGATTTAAGATGTGCTTCTGCAGGTTTGTGTGGCCTCGTGACCTTTGTTATGTGCGTTACTGGCGACGTAATGACGATGGAAGTTATGGTCAGTATTAAAGTTAAGAAATCTGCTTTTGTCTATCACATTATGCGGCATTCATGGTGgtgtgcttcttgtattgcagttgtgCTGTTCCGATCTAGAGAACATCCAAACTGTGGTCCTCAGCGAGGATTCGTGAGAGCCCACATCGAgagtatatacatatatctttCTCATGAGTTAATGATTTGCTGCAGTAACTTATACATGTTTTACTCGTTATCTAGGTGGTGGATTCAAGATTTCACCCCTTAGATCTCGTGATGGGAGACCTCGTACTCAAGTCCAGCAGCTTATGCAAATTGACCTTAAAGGGTGGTTTGTTGGTTATTTTCCTTCATTTCAGCAACACTGTTTACTTCATATGTTGAATAGTGTCGCAGGTATCATTCTGGACAGTTCATATGCATGGAAACATAATATCAGTCTGATAAAAAAGCCTTCTTTTGTAGGTTATATCTAAATGCAAGCACGATGTGTCTTTTTGTGGCAGGAATACGTGAATTATTTTCTCAAACAGATGAAATTCACACAGCAAATAGAATTCCAATCATGGTCAGTATGACATCAGATTCTGTTTCTTCTAAGAAGGAACAGAAAACCGAGGAAATCAGCTTTCAGCCTGGTGTATCCCTGGACCAAGTGTTTAATGATACTAGACAACCGATTATTTTAGATGAAGACTCCGATGAAGATGAGGACAATCAAGTACCTGAGGCTGAAGAAGAGGTGGGTATAATGTTTTTTCCACTGATATGTACatcttatcattttgtaattctgAAGGACTTTGCCATGCAGGGATCCTCAATCAAAACTGGAAATAACAACAAGCAGCCAGGTTTGCTAGTTTATTTACTGATAGTGAAGCAAATTTAGTTTTTGCTATATGATGGATTAGCTTCTTATTGATGTGTTCCtcataaaatattaaagatatagAAGTAGAGACTTCAGATATTTTAGACACATCCTGCTTCTCTGGCAATTTACGGTGGGATGATGGTGAAGATAGTCGCAATTGTTGGAAAATACCAGATGGAAATATTTTCAAAGTCCGCAGTGAAAATTTTTTTAAAGACAAATCcaaggttgcttcttctttgatatGATCTTTATAcagttctatatatatatatatatatacatatatatatatatatacatatatatatatatatatacatatatatatatatgtatatacatatatatatatatatacatatatatatatacatatatgtatatatatatatatatatgtatgtatatatatatatatgtatgtatatatatatatgtatgtatatatatatatgtatatatacatatatattcatccTGAATGGTTCAGAAAGGCAATAGGAAaattaatttcatattttttttggtTAAGATTCCTGCAGGAAAGTACCTCATGGAACTTGTAGCAGTTGATTGGCTGAAAAACACAAAACGAATGGACCATGTTGCACGGCGAACAGGCTGTGCAGCCCAAGTAGGTTACAGATGCAACATCATAAGTTTCACATACAAATTggattttattttgtgctttcgTCATCTTTTCTATCAGGtttcaaattttttattatttattcgatATATTGACAGTCATTATGGATTGATGTTCAGACCTAAATCAACTTACTCCATCGGAATGACTTTTAGCAAAAAAAACTACCAACTGCAACATGAACAGAAACAAtaattcattaaggatttttAGAATTTCCATCAATAAACATTATGGTAGGAGTAAATTTGTCTGAGAATGAATAACAAGATACTGAAATTACAAAAACAAAATTCGCTTTTAATTATAAGAATAAAGGGTTGTCTTTTTGCATTATATTTCACATTGCTTGGTGAGTGGAAAAATGAATATGCATGTCTTGTTGATGGTCAATGTTTTGTATCAAATTTCTGGGGAATTAAGCCCCTAATTGGTGTTTATGTATTTTGAGGAAGAAAGAAGTCTCCAACagaacaataaaagaaaaacaaaatctttATTTCTGTAATAAGGAGCAAAAAAGTAAGTAATGCCAAAGAGACTTTCTATATATTTCATTTATAAGTTCCTCTAATCATATTTATAACAAGCTTATATAAGAAAAGAAGGGAcaaaatacccttaagaaaggatACTGGAATGTATTCCCTGATTGGACTACGTTTGATGGGGTTATCTTAACCTCACCTTTTCTAATTATTGGAGAATACCAATCTAGGTTCAATATCTCAaggcatatatatgtacatgtttcATGACATATATAAAATTGAAAATGAATTAGCATGTGTCCATATCTTTCTTTAGACATTACTTGTATATACAAATAGTTCAGGATTGCTTGTCTGATTCCAATCTAGGTTTGATGTCCCAAGGCATATGTACATGTTCATGACTATTGTATATATAATTGAAAACCAGTTAGCATGTGTTCTTATCTTTCTTTAGATACTACTTGTATATACAAATAGTTCAGCATTGCTTGTCTGAATCCATGAAATTGGCTTAATGGCTCCAAAATTTCAATAAATGCAGTCCATTAATATACCTGTAATCTGTTACAAATTGAAGATGGCGTCAATTATTGTTTTCCATGGGTAAAAGTAAACAATATGAGAGTTTTTTGCATCTATACTATCAACTTCATATTGTTCTCTACTTGTTAGCattttcaaaataataatttatttaaagatATTACTTGCACACAATGTTTAGCATAATGTGACTAACATTAGCTTCACTATGACCTTGCTTTGTCATATTTGTAGGTTGCCTCTGAGAAAGGACTGTTCACTTTGGTCATAAATCTGCAGGTAAGTTCTTGATTTTTAAGATGCTCTGTTTTAAAAGTTCAGATGTTCCCTGGCTCCTTTTCATTTTTCAGGACACTTATTGTTTGATATTGTTGATATGGGATTAGTATTTCCAGAAAGATGCAGCTGTCTTAAAGAATAAAACTTATAATGCTTAGACCAGTCCAATATTTTAGGATGGTGTTTCAATTTTCCTGCCCTAATAATGCATATTTGTTGAAATTCAGCACAAATTTAAGCCCAGTTAAACTTACATGTTTATTTGATGATATTGGTAATTGGTTTTGGCCctgaaaataatttgtatgactgAGATTATGCAACTGTTGCAACAGTTGGTGTGTCATTTTCTGTGGTGATCAAGCTCCTGGGTCACAGAAAATGCAGACTCCTACAGCTTTTGAAAATCTAACACCTCATGTgcccttttctttctttaattttgTGAGAATTTTCATAAAATTGTAAACATCATGTATACCATTTTAAAATCAAGTAATTTTATTGTAATAAAGATAGTTTGGACTCCAGATGAAACATGACCAACCTGGAATGATCCATCAAAAAAGATTCAGGGGCATGTTTTGAAACTCATCAAAGTGACCTTAATAAAAGCCCAGTAAAGAAAAGGAAATAAATAGTGAGAGATTTGGGCTAATTTATTCATTTTAATCTGTATTGATCTCTATTCAAACCTCAACCAAGATTTAGCAGATCTCTGAGTACAAGGGTATCTTTCTTGGGATATCTGAAAAAGTATCTAGCAGTTATAAGAGCATTTGATATGTGCAACTTTTGATATACAAAGCTTTTGATGTATTTAGTGGCACATATGAAGTTACCCGTTTCCAGTATACCTTTACTCTGATTAGCTTGTCAGTAAAAGATTACTTTCTGCTTCTGTAGATTCCAGGATCAACACATTACAATATGGTGTTTTATTATGTAAAGAAACAATTGGTACCTGGATCACTACTGCAGCGATTTGCTGATGGTGATGATGAGTTCCGCAACAGTAGGTTAAAGCTAATCCCATCTGTCCCTAAGGTCTTAATCTCTCAAAGCCCTTTTTATGTATAAATTTGCTCACTTGTATCATTTCATATCCCTGGATCAACATTTAAGGGTTATTTTATCCATTTAGTACACTTATCATTAATTATTGACACAGGGCTCATGGATTGTTCGTCAAAGTGTTGGAAGCAACCCTTGTTTATTGGGAAAAGCTGTTGATTGTAGCTACATTCGTGGAGAAAAATACTTGGAAGTAAGACCAAATGATGATGCCACATATTTCGCAGAATCAAATTTATGGTCTCCGTAATTAGAGAATCAATAAGGAAAAAGCAAAGGACATTGGGTCAACAATTATTCTAAAGATATCTGTGTAATATTGTGCAGTTAGACGTGGATATTGGTTCTTCAGCAGTGGCTAATGGAGTGCTCGGGCTAGTGTGTGGTGTACTTACATCATTGGTAGTTGATATGGCATTCCTCATTCAGGTAATCCAACATGGTGCCTTTCCGACTTTTAACACGGATATTTATTTACTTTTTCTCTTGGTGAATGTATTGCATCATTAACCGGGCTTAAGGGCATTTTAAAGTTTAGATACCACTGCAATGCATGAAAAACAGGTTACGACTCAAATCATACTGGCATCTTGATTTGCAGTCAGTGTTAAAGCCAATTCTTTTTATGGGTGCTAATTTCTTCATTTATAGGTTCTCCAACATCTGAAGCTAAATTTTTAGATTGTTTCACCTTGCTGATGATATTGGTTGTTGAAGGCATTAAAGGATTTTCAGACAGACAAAAACAACCAGTGGAAGCCAAATTGTCAGATGTTAGTGATGTAGCACCTTAGAAATTGTGCTTTCTAGCTGCATCCATATGCTTTAGTATTGATCCTTGGAACTGTGATCTGCAGTGTTGCATAATTTCTGAGGTGAATTTGGTTTCTTTCTCATGATCCCTATCCATCCTACCTTTTTGACCAAATGGAATCCCCTGATTTAGATTTCAACCAACAGTAGCCAGGTGTTCAAACTGCCTTGTCTCTCTTCTTCGCAGAAATGTCATAATATGGTGATTTTTATGAAGTAATTTATTGCCACTGGGCATTGTATGACTCAATTGTGGACCATCTGGACTTGCTTTTGATGCTAAGGGGCATTGTAAAATATGCTTTCCATATTGTAAATTGTCAATACTTAAGTTTCATTGCACATAGGAATCTGTCAATACTTGAATTGATAATAAAAACCATGAATTACAAAATTTGAGTTCCTGCAGGCTGTTACTTCTGATGAGCTTCCAGAGCGTCTCATCGGGGCTGTTCGTGTGTCACATGTTGAGCTGTCTTCTGCACTTGTCACAGACCTTGCAGATAGTCCTTCAGAAGAATGACTGCTTCAGATTATGTTGCATCCATTATTCATTTCATGAATAGAAATTCTTTTGTTCCTTCTCCGGCTATCAACAGAAGTGGCACACATTCATGCTCCGAGTTGTACAGTTCAGACAGTAACATCAGCAGTTTTGGTCATACCAAGAAGTCTCCTTGAAAAAATCTATCAGAAGCTCATCCAAGTCCTTACCTCTTTGATCATCAACTCAAGGACATGAATTACAAGGCGTTTGGTTCATGTCACTTGAAAACTACAACCAGGTTTTTTGCTTGTATTCTTATTTGATGTCTTCCAAGTCCAGTTCATCTTCTGCATCTAGGCAAACTTGGGATATCACATTATGATATGCCATTTGAGCTCTAGTTTTCCTATCGCATTATGCAATGTTGAGAGGACATGTcctacatcttttttttttttcactttcatcTTCCAAGTTTTGCTGGTGGTTGGAAGTTTGTTTACACATCTTAAGTTATTAAACATTGTTTATCTCTCTTTGTTTTGATAATTCAATTTACCTTGTGATTTCTCCATAATTCGACTGGACTATATGCTCTTATGTTGAGACCTACTAACAAAAAGAAAAGTTTGGATGGTCCATCTCCACAGTCCATATCCTTGATCTAATAGCTATTGCTAAGGctataaaaatcattttttttactaTTACATTAAGACAATAATTGAGTTTAAATATTGGGTTAGATTTTAGGTCCAGGCTTATCTGGTCCTCTTAAAAGGATGGCTCAGTGTATATGTTCCAAGAGGTGAAAACTTGATGTTCCAACTAAAAGTAGAAataattatatatgattttttgggGTTTCAAATTGATCAAATCAAG
Above is a genomic segment from Musa acuminata AAA Group cultivar baxijiao chromosome BXJ3-4, Cavendish_Baxijiao_AAA, whole genome shotgun sequence containing:
- the LOC135637244 gene encoding protein ENHANCED DISEASE RESISTANCE 2-like isoform X2, with product MAKVVCEGWMVRYGRRKIGKSFFHMRYFVLETRLLAYYKRKPTDTTVPLKTLVIDGNCRVEDRGLKTHQGHMAAYNIQDALNWKEKIELVIDQQHGSVTSNGNRTSVSSDLGMDIDRNESSSSHERHPEDEEENNPTLLQGTTIGNGPPDSVLDWTRDQVSPRKHWRLVSCQNGLRIFEELVEVDLPRRYSKTMKAVGVVEATCEAIFGLVMTMDGTRFEWDCSFQHGSLVEEVDGHTAILYHRLQLEWFSRFVWPRDLCYVRYWRRNDDGSYVVLFRSREHPNCGPQRGFVRAHIESGGFKISPLRSRDGRPRTQVQQLMQIDLKGWFVGYFPSFQQHCLLHMLNSVAGIRELFSQTDEIHTANRIPIMVSMTSDSVSSKKEQKTEEISFQPGVSLDQVFNDTRQPIILDEDSDEDEDNQVPEAEEEGSSIKTGNNNKQPDIEVETSDILDTSCFSGNLRWDDGEDSRNCWKIPDGNIFKVRSENFFKDKSKIPAGKYLMELVAVDWLKNTKRMDHVARRTGCAAQVASEKGLFTLVINLQIPGSTHYNMVFYYVKKQLVPGSLLQRFADGDDEFRNSRLKLIPSVPKGSWIVRQSVGSNPCLLGKAVDCSYIRGEKYLELDVDIGSSAVANGVLGLVCGVLTSLVVDMAFLIQAVTSDELPERLIGAVRVSHVELSSALVTDLADSPSEE
- the LOC135637244 gene encoding protein ENHANCED DISEASE RESISTANCE 2-like isoform X1; its protein translation is MAKVVCEGWMVRYGRRKIGKSFFHMRYFVLETRLLAYYKRKPTDTTVPLKTLVIDGNCRVEDRGLKTHQGHMVYVLCVYNKKETNQQIMMAAYNIQDALNWKEKIELVIDQQHGSVTSNGNRTSVSSDLGMDIDRNESSSSHERHPEDEEENNPTLLQGTTIGNGPPDSVLDWTRDQVSPRKHWRLVSCQNGLRIFEELVEVDLPRRYSKTMKAVGVVEATCEAIFGLVMTMDGTRFEWDCSFQHGSLVEEVDGHTAILYHRLQLEWFSRFVWPRDLCYVRYWRRNDDGSYVVLFRSREHPNCGPQRGFVRAHIESGGFKISPLRSRDGRPRTQVQQLMQIDLKGWFVGYFPSFQQHCLLHMLNSVAGIRELFSQTDEIHTANRIPIMVSMTSDSVSSKKEQKTEEISFQPGVSLDQVFNDTRQPIILDEDSDEDEDNQVPEAEEEGSSIKTGNNNKQPDIEVETSDILDTSCFSGNLRWDDGEDSRNCWKIPDGNIFKVRSENFFKDKSKIPAGKYLMELVAVDWLKNTKRMDHVARRTGCAAQVASEKGLFTLVINLQIPGSTHYNMVFYYVKKQLVPGSLLQRFADGDDEFRNSRLKLIPSVPKGSWIVRQSVGSNPCLLGKAVDCSYIRGEKYLELDVDIGSSAVANGVLGLVCGVLTSLVVDMAFLIQAVTSDELPERLIGAVRVSHVELSSALVTDLADSPSEE